A stretch of Candidatus Vicinibacter affinis DNA encodes these proteins:
- a CDS encoding acyl-CoA thioesterase, protein MFKHKTEVRVRYSETDRMAYVYYGNYSFYYETGRVEALRSLGLSYKSMEDDLGVFMPVMNMNVRYLRPCFYDELLILETSIIHLPELTIEFETKIYNEKKELANQGKVTLCFVDVKTKKRVNAPSIIVDKLKSYFD, encoded by the coding sequence ATGTTTAAGCATAAAACAGAGGTCAGGGTCAGATATTCTGAAACAGATCGAATGGCTTATGTTTATTATGGAAATTACAGTTTTTATTACGAAACGGGTAGGGTAGAAGCTTTGCGCTCACTTGGATTAAGTTATAAATCAATGGAGGATGATTTAGGGGTTTTTATGCCGGTGATGAATATGAATGTGAGATATCTCCGGCCATGTTTCTATGATGAATTGTTAATTTTAGAGACTTCCATTATTCATTTACCAGAACTTACCATAGAGTTTGAAACTAAAATTTACAATGAGAAAAAAGAATTGGCAAATCAAGGAAAAGTGACTCTTTGTTTTGTGGATGTAAAAACTAAAAAGCGGGTTAATGCCCCTAGTATTATTGTAGACAAATTAAAATCATACTTTGATTAA
- a CDS encoding YihY/virulence factor BrkB family protein, with the protein MIKGIQKIKNAFLNFGPIVQLLHWSKTHSLPGFYGVSIYTTLSFINFELKKNDLETRASAMSYNFFLALFPTLIFLFTLTAYLPKSWDFFTTLENSLNSIMPEGAKDYLWKNIVGAIRPKANKSFLSIGFLLAVFFASNGILSMMSGFDKTYRSSFRRRSWIEKHLIALLLTFLLSILLIFSIVLIIMGSYIFNWVFGLLKLGTLAALSIKLLQYVIIILLFYTVIDLIYRFGPALRKPMKGFSPGTIFATTASILTSVVFGYFVENFSSYHKIYGAISALIITLVWIRINVLILILGFELNAGIIINRDILSDTGEADVIQSNQRHF; encoded by the coding sequence TTGATTAAAGGGATTCAAAAAATAAAAAATGCATTTTTGAATTTTGGGCCCATTGTACAATTGTTACATTGGTCGAAGACCCACTCACTTCCAGGGTTTTATGGTGTAAGTATATACACTACTTTGTCATTTATTAATTTCGAATTAAAGAAAAACGACCTGGAAACCCGTGCAAGTGCCATGTCCTATAATTTCTTTCTGGCCTTGTTTCCAACCCTCATTTTTTTGTTTACACTTACTGCATATTTACCCAAGAGTTGGGATTTTTTTACGACCTTAGAAAATTCTCTTAATTCCATTATGCCTGAAGGTGCCAAAGATTACCTCTGGAAAAACATCGTGGGTGCCATTCGACCAAAAGCGAATAAGAGTTTTCTATCTATTGGATTTTTATTGGCGGTATTTTTTGCTTCTAACGGGATTCTTTCCATGATGAGTGGATTTGACAAGACCTACAGAAGTAGTTTCCGCAGAAGAAGCTGGATTGAAAAACACCTGATTGCCCTTTTGCTTACTTTCTTGTTAAGTATACTTCTGATTTTTTCAATAGTACTTATTATAATGGGCAGTTATATATTTAATTGGGTCTTTGGCTTATTAAAGTTGGGTACCCTTGCTGCGCTGAGCATTAAGCTTTTGCAATATGTTATTATTATTCTTCTGTTTTATACTGTAATTGACTTGATTTATCGTTTTGGACCAGCACTTCGCAAGCCGATGAAGGGCTTTTCTCCCGGGACTATTTTTGCGACCACCGCATCCATTTTAACATCGGTGGTATTTGGATATTTTGTTGAAAATTTTTCCTCCTATCATAAGATTTACGGCGCGATTTCCGCTCTCATCATCACATTGGTCTGGATTCGTATCAACGTACTCATCCTGATACTTGGCTTTGAATTAAATGCCGGAATCATTATCAACCGTGACATTCTCAGCGATACGGGAGAAGCGGATGTTATTCAATCAAACCAACGCCATTTCTAA
- a CDS encoding DUF2461 domain-containing protein, whose amino-acid sequence MIFFEVDFLNFLADLEINNNREWFNANKDRFKAKVEAPFHSFIGRVIELLQKENPKITITPKEAIFRIYKDVRFSKDKTPYKTHMSALISSYGKKEISAPGLYLEFSADNLHIYSGIYQPDPQSLYKIRTHIAKNQKEFLKLYSSKSFTQTFGVIKGEKNKVIPAEFKNAAIQEPLLYNKAFYFFSVNDSELLLKEGLDKLVLHTYKVAQPMNEFLEMALV is encoded by the coding sequence ATGATATTTTTTGAAGTAGATTTTTTGAATTTTTTGGCCGATCTTGAAATCAACAATAACCGGGAATGGTTTAATGCAAATAAAGATAGATTTAAAGCAAAGGTCGAAGCTCCATTTCATTCATTTATTGGTAGAGTGATTGAATTATTGCAAAAGGAGAATCCCAAAATCACCATCACACCCAAAGAAGCAATTTTTAGGATTTACAAGGATGTACGATTCAGCAAAGATAAAACACCCTATAAAACTCACATGTCTGCTCTAATTTCTTCTTATGGCAAGAAAGAAATAAGTGCGCCCGGACTTTATCTTGAATTCAGTGCGGATAATCTTCACATTTATTCAGGAATATATCAACCTGATCCGCAGTCTCTTTATAAAATAAGAACTCACATTGCCAAAAACCAAAAAGAATTTTTAAAATTGTACTCTTCTAAATCATTTACTCAAACTTTCGGTGTTATCAAAGGTGAAAAAAATAAGGTCATTCCTGCAGAGTTTAAGAATGCAGCAATTCAAGAACCCTTGTTGTACAATAAGGCATTCTATTTTTTTAGTGTAAATGATTCCGAACTGTTGCTAAAAGAAGGCTTAGACAAATTGGTTTTGCACACTTATAAAGTGGCGCAGCCAATGAATGAATTTTTAGAAATGGCGTTGGTTTGA